The following is a genomic window from Marinococcus sp. PL1-022.
GTACCGAGCGCGTTAATGATAAAAAGCGGGATTAACACGTAAGGTGTCCCAAACCATCCAAGTAGCTGTTTCACTGTATCATCCGCCTCATTTTATATGTAGGAAAAGACACCAGGTTCGTGTCTTCATTCGCTCATTCGAAGGTCTTCAAGCAAAAGCTGAAGCTCAGTGTTATCCGGCTGCATGGCCGAAGCCTGCTCCAGATGCTTCAACGCATTCTCCCGGTAGCCGAGCTCAAGCAGCAGACGGCCGTATTCTTCAAGAAATACTTCGTTTTCCTGATACACACTGTACACTTCTTCGTATTTTTCTTTTGCTTCGACGGGCTCGTCCTGAAGATTTTTAGCCCGGGCGTAGTACCACTGAAAACGCACATCCGGCTCGCCCATTTCGTATAAATGATCAATCAGGTCAATCATTGCCTCCGGTTCTTCCTGCTCCATCCACATGCTGAGAAGCGCATTCGCCGCTTCAAGATGAGCCGGATTTAAAGCAAGCGCCTCCTTGAGATGTTTTTCTCCCTCTTCTTCGTTGCCAAGCGCCATATACAGCTTCCCGGCCTCGGTATATAGATTTTCATTGTATTCATCTTCTTTAATGCCAGCCTTGGCTGCTTCCAGGGCTTTTTCATGGTCCTCGAGACCTTCGTAGCTTCGCACGAGATATGGATAGAGGGCTACAAAGTCTTTATCCATGTTCCGGAGCTCTTCGAATTTTTCCGCAGCCAGCTGATAATCGCTGACCTGCAGCGCCGTATAGCCGTACCCAAACAAAGCGTGGAGCTCCGTGTGTTCTTTCAGTCCGGCCTCGTAGTAGCTCAGCGCATCCTCAAACGAACCGGTCACGCTGTAAGCTTCAGCGAGACGAAGGCTCAGGCTCCCATCCGGAAATTTAAACCCGGCACCTTCCGCCTGCTTCAAATAAGGAATGCTCTTAGCGTAGTCTCCGCGGGATAAATAATAATCCCCAACGGCGGCAAGCAGCACCGGCTCTTCAGGACTCTGCTTTAGTGCATCCAAAAGCTTCTGCTCCGCTACTTCATCGAGCCCCTGCATCTGATACAAGTCAGCAAGCAGCAGCTGCGCCCGCAGATACTCTTCGTCCGACTCCTTTACCTCAAGCAGCCACTCAATCGCCTCATCCTCATCGTCGAGATCAATCGCATTCTCGGCTGCAGTAGTCAGCAGTGCCCCTTCATCGGGATAGCGTCCAAGCAGGTCTTCAATCAGCGGCTGTGCCTTATCCGAGCGGCCCAGCTCCTGATACATTTCCACTATATCGTATTTTTCCTGATCATTTGCAGAGTGGCTGTATTTCTCCATCTCTTCAAGCCCTTTTTCCGTATCGCCGTTTCTTATCGTTTCAAGGATCGTTTCTAAATTCACGCCGTCAACAACCTTTCTTCCAGGTAAATCTCGTTTAGCACTGTGTAATTATAGCAAACATTGCCCGCTGTGACGAACAGAAAACCTTCTACACGCAGAAAGTGACAACGTTTACAAAAACAAAAAAAAACACCTGATGTCTACTCATCAGGTGTGCCGCCACATCGGCTAGTTTTAAGATAAAGAGTATGGATAGGAGTGGAGAGAAACCATACGCTAATATTAGTATAACGTAATTGTAAGCGTTGTCAATGCTTCTCCCCTATTTTTTCATTCTTTTTTCGGTTAACCAATGTAGGATTCATAATCGTGCTTTTCGAGCTGCTGCATGCCGGCCCGCCGGTCGTCTTCAGTACGGAACGTCAGCTGCAGCACGCCCATAATGTCCTCTCTCGTTTCAAGGATCCGGATGTTGATAATACTGATGCCGGTGCGTCCAAGAATACCGGTTACGTCCGAGATAACTCCGGGATGGTCCGGCACGTCGACAAACAGGTCATAAATGGCCGGTATGGCCCCCTGCTTCTTGGCAGGCAGTCCATCACGATAAGACTTGGCGTGCTCAAAAAACTGGTAAATCTGCTCTTTATCCCCCGCGGCAAGCATCTGTTCAATGGCGCTCATCTGCTGCTTCCAGTCCTCCATCAGCTGCCGCATCACGTCATTGTTTTTCAGCAGAATATCCGTCCACATTTCCGGGCTGGCTGAAGCGATTCTCGTAATATCCCGGAACCCTCCGGCAGCGAGCTTTGTCACCCATGCCTGTTCGTCCTCCATCCCCTTCACCTGATGCACAAGGGCCGATGCCACAATATGCGGAAAATGACTGATGACGCCTGTCAGCAGGTCGTGCTGTCCGTAGGAGAGCTCAATAAATTTCGCCTGTGTGCCCTGAAGCCAATCTTTGATCTCACCAATCTTTTCAGCAGAGCCCGGCCCGTTTGGCACCAGCACGTAGTAGGCATTTTCAAACAGACGGACACGGGCAGCGTGGACACCGCTTTTGTGGGAACCGGCCATGGGATGGCCACCAATAAAATGAACGTTCTTTTCCGAAAGAACGTCTGCCTGCTCGCAGATCGATGTTTTTGTACTGCCGACGTCGGTAAC
Proteins encoded in this region:
- a CDS encoding tetratricopeptide repeat protein, with translation MNLETILETIRNGDTEKGLEEMEKYSHSANDQEKYDIVEMYQELGRSDKAQPLIEDLLGRYPDEGALLTTAAENAIDLDDEDEAIEWLLEVKESDEEYLRAQLLLADLYQMQGLDEVAEQKLLDALKQSPEEPVLLAAVGDYYLSRGDYAKSIPYLKQAEGAGFKFPDGSLSLRLAEAYSVTGSFEDALSYYEAGLKEHTELHALFGYGYTALQVSDYQLAAEKFEELRNMDKDFVALYPYLVRSYEGLEDHEKALEAAKAGIKEDEYNENLYTEAGKLYMALGNEEEGEKHLKEALALNPAHLEAANALLSMWMEQEEPEAMIDLIDHLYEMGEPDVRFQWYYARAKNLQDEPVEAKEKYEEVYSVYQENEVFLEEYGRLLLELGYRENALKHLEQASAMQPDNTELQLLLEDLRMSE
- a CDS encoding prephenate dehydrogenase encodes the protein MQKKAAVIGLGLIGGSIALAIKQEHPGVYITGTDVDEAQTKLAVSLSVIDEAAPDLENAVKEADLVVLATPVATTEKLLVQLAGMPLKPGAIVTDVGSTKTSICEQADVLSEKNVHFIGGHPMAGSHKSGVHAARVRLFENAYYVLVPNGPGSAEKIGEIKDWLQGTQAKFIELSYGQHDLLTGVISHFPHIVASALVHQVKGMEDEQAWVTKLAAGGFRDITRIASASPEMWTDILLKNNDVMRQLMEDWKQQMSAIEQMLAAGDKEQIYQFFEHAKSYRDGLPAKKQGAIPAIYDLFVDVPDHPGVISDVTGILGRTGISIINIRILETREDIMGVLQLTFRTEDDRRAGMQQLEKHDYESYIG